The Catharus ustulatus isolate bCatUst1 chromosome 26, bCatUst1.pri.v2, whole genome shotgun sequence genome has a window encoding:
- the CLIC4 gene encoding chloride intracellular channel protein 4: MALSVPVNGLKDGDKEPVIELFVKAGSDGESIGNCPFSQRLFMILWLKGVVFSVTTVDLKRKPADLQNLAPGTHPPFITFNGEVRTDVNKIEEFLEDVLAPPKYLKLSPKHPESNTAGMDIFAKFSAFIKNSRPEANEALERGLLKTLQKLDEYLNSPLPDEIDENSLDDVTVSTRKFLDGNEMTLADCNLLPKLHIVKVVAKKYRNFEIPKEMTGIWRYLTNAYSRDEFTNTCPGDKEIEIAYSDVAKRLTK; this comes from the exons ATGGCGCTGTCCGTGCCGGTCAACGGGCTGAAGGATGGCGACAAGGAGCCCGTCATCGAGCTCTTCGTCAAG GCTGGCAGTGATGGGGAGAGCATAGGAAACTGCCCCTTCTCCCAGAGGCTCTTCATGATCCTGTGGCTCAAGGGAGTGGTGTTCAGTGTCACAACAGTGGACCTGAAGAG GAAACCAGCAGACCTTCAGAATCTGGCTCCAGGCACTCACCCACCCTTCATCACCTTCAACGGAGAAGTGAGAACAGATGTCAACAAGATTGAAGAGTTCCTGGAAGATGTTCTGGCCCCACCCAA gTACCTGAAACTCTCACCAAAGCATCCAGAATCCAACACTGCTGGAATGGATATATTTGCcaaattttctgcatttatcaAGAACTCCAGACCAGAAGCTAATGAAG CCTTAGAACGTGGCCTCTTGAAAACTCTGCAGAAGCTGGATGAGTACCTGAACTCCCCCCTCCCTGATGAGATCGATGAGAACAGCCTGGACGACGTCACCGTCTCCACGCGCAAGTTCCTGGATGGCAACGAGATGACCTTGGCAGACTGCAACCTGCTGCCCAAGCTGCACATTGTCAAG GTGGTGGCCAAAAAATACCGCAACTTTGAGATCCCCAAGGAGATGACAGGGATCTGGAGATACCTGACAAATGCTTACAGCAGGGATGAGTTCACCAACACCTGTCCTGGAGACAAGGAGATTGAAATAGCTTACAGTGATGTAGCCAAGAGACTCACCAAGTaa